In the genome of Cheilinus undulatus linkage group 6, ASM1832078v1, whole genome shotgun sequence, one region contains:
- the rgra gene encoding retinal G protein coupled receptor a — translation MVSSYPLPEGFSEFDVFSLGSCLLVEGLLGFFLNMVTIVSFLKVRELRTPSNYLVFSLALADCGISVNATIAAFSSFLRYWPYGSEGCQTHGFQGFVTALASIHFMAAIAWDRYHQYCTRTKLQWSSAITLSIFIWLFTAFWSAMPLIGWGEYDYEPLRTCCTLDYSKGDRNYVSFLIPMAIFNMAIQLFVVMSSYQSIAQKFKKTGNPRFNPNTPLKTMLFCWGPYGILAFYAAVENANLVSPKLRMIAPILAKTSPTFNVFLYALGNENYRGGIWQFLTGEKIDVPQIENKSK, via the exons ATGGTCTCGTCGTACCCGTTACCGGAGGGCTTCTCCGAGTTTGATGTGTTCTCCCTGGGATCATGTCTGCTGGTGGAGG GTCTGCTGGGCTTCTTTCTAAACATGGTGACGATCGTCTCCTTCCTCAAAGTGAGGGAGCTGAGGACCCCCAGCAATTACCTCGTCTTCAGCTTAGCGTTAGCTGACTGTGGCATCTCCGTAAACGCCACCATCGCCGCTTTCTCCAGCTTCCTGAG ATACTGGCCCTATGGCTCCGAAGGATGCCAGACTCACGGTTTCCAGGGCTTCGTCACAGCTCTCGCCAGCATCCACTTCATGGCTGCCATCGCCTGGGACAGATACCACCAGTACTGCACCA GGACAAAACTGCAGTGGAGCAGCGCCATCACTCTGTCTATCTTCATCTGGCTGTTCACCGCCTTCTGGTCCGCCATGCCCCTCATCGGCTGGGGAGAGTACGACTACGAGCCCCTCAGGACCTGCTGCACCCTGGACTACAGCAAAGGAGATAG AAACTACGTGTCCTTCCTGATCCCCATGGCGATCTTCAACATGGCCATCCAGCTGTTTGTTGTCATGTCCTCTTACCAGTCCATCGCACAGAAGTTCAAGAAGACAGGAAACCCCAGG TTCAACCCCAACACTCCTCTGAAGACCATGCTGTTCTGCTGGGGCCCCTATGGTATCCTGGCTTTCTACGCTGCCGTGGAGAATGCCAACCTGGTATCCCCCAAGCTCAGGATG ATCGCGCCCATCCTGGCTAAGACCTCTCCCACCTTCAACGTCTTCCTCTATGCTTTGGGAAATGAGAACTACAGAGGAGGCATCTGGCAGTTCCTCACCGGGGAAAAGATTGATGTGCCTCAAATTGAGAACAAGTCCAAATAA